GAAGATGACAATTAATACCAGAGCAGTGACCACGCCCAATCCTTTAAAGAAATCTTTCAAAGCGTACCTCTTTCATTTCGTTAAAACGTAGTAAGTAATTGCAGCCATCCAGGCAGCTGCAAACGCAAAGGTCAGACTCCACCGTGCCTGGCAATGGCGATTGATCGCCGTTGTGATTCCATACCAGGGATCGGATATAAACCGAGAACCATACAGTTCCTCACGAGTGAGCCAGTAATCCACCCTGGCATCCTTCCGACTGACCTCCTCCAGCCATTCGATAAAGCGGTCAATGTGATTCACGGCAAAACACCTGTTTCTCCGTGCGCTTTCAAAGTGGAAAGCAGATCGCGGGCCTTTTCGACAATTTCCCCAGGAATATCATCAATTGAAGCGGCATGCCTTTTTTCGAACCGGTCAATGATGATTGCCAGAATTTCTGCTTCAGAAAAACCAGTATCAAAATTCAGCATGCAGACAGGCGGATAATCTTGTGGTTCTCCAAGGTCTGCAGCATGCAGTGGATTTCTGATTATGTATGAAGATGGAACCCCTCCCGCTTGGTGGTTGCAGGCAGTGATATGCCCCAGCCAAAAATCATGAGAAGAGTCTCCTGTTTTGTGGTATTCCACAACTCGATCTTGCATTGTTATCACTCCAGAAATATTAAGATTAACAGTCAATCGACAACTCTCTGCCGCTACTTACGACTTCTGAAACTTGAGGTAATCCAGACCGATCACCAGAAGACGCCGTCCGTACTTCCGGGTTGGAAGTCCTTTCTGACGCATGGTGTTGATAGAAGACTTGCTGACACCAGCGGCATCCGCAATCTGGTCAAGAGTGTAAGCCCGGTCCGGTTCGATTTTGCAAACAGCTTTCTGCGGAAGTTCATCCGAGATAACCTGCGTTGTCGGAAGCCGCACAGGGCCAACCTGCGGCATCCCTCGACGAGCCCGGTTCATCGCATCTTGAAGAAACGCCTTACCTGCAAATGGCACCGTCACCCCTATCGATCCCGGCTTTTTTCCCTTCTGATGGACAGCATGAATAATAATCAGACCAGTGTAACTATCAAACGATACCAGGCGATGATTGATCGGTCCTCCCGACAGGTTGAACCGTTTGATAACACTGCTGATGCCAACCGATGCCTGATTTGTGTCGAAAAACTTTATAGCACCTGGAGTACCTGAAGAGACTTTTTTCATCCCCAGTGCGTTCAGTTCTTCTGAGTAATAAAAACAGACATGTGTTTTGGGTCCAAGATCATATTTCAGCTTTGCTGCCTTATTGAAACGCAGGGCACTGCCCTTGGAAATGGCTGCCAGTGGAGAAGAGGACCACACGACTTCCCGACCTTTCCGTTTGTATGTGGCATCTCTCAAATCACTACTGCCGTCTTCTTGCGGCTTATACAATTCAAAAGTAAGCCGGTTTTCATCAGTTAATTCAGTCATTGTTCTTGCTCCTTTGGATAAACTCGATACTGTCGCGCCGGTCCAGATCCAGCCAGACTGGGCCAGCCCCTAAATCAATCTCGATAATTTCAACTTTTGATCTCTCCACCTCCCTTCCATCAAACCCAAACAGCCAGCCGACCAGGCGTTTCAGAAAACCGATCATGCGGGCACCGCCCTCGCGGCTATGGCATTAGACCGGTTGGCTGTGTTCATCAGCCCCAGCTGAGTGTGAAACCGCCCGCTGACGATCTTTGCCCGCAAATGAAAATCCTCTTCAGAGACAACAGCAGAAAACACGTCGTCAAAATCGAATGACAGCGGTTCGCCGTCCACATCGACATTCACATAGAACGCCGTTTTCCCAACCACAGCCCCATCAACGATGGAGCCGTCGAACAGGATGCACCGCACTCGGTCACCGGTTTTTAATGGCGAACCTGGCTTTGCGTCTCTGGCTTGTGTGTGATCAATATTTTGCATTAGTTAATCCTTTGCTCTCTCAATTAAATTCAGGACTGAACGGGCACAGACAACCCGTTTTCCGTTGCCTGTTTCGCCGCCATCGGCAACTGGAAACTTGCCGCCTCTCAATCGACCGTCTTCGCAACATCGCCTCACGGTATTAGCATGAATGCCGAGTATCGATGCTGCTTTCTTGATGCTTAGAAGACCGTCACAGCCGAACTTGTACCCATAGTCTTCATCAGACCCGGCCAGCTGCTCTGTTGTTTTTGTCACCATCGCTTCACTTTCAAATCTGTTGTTTTGCGTTTGAAGTGAGGCCAATGTAATCGATATTTTCCAGGCGCCTACCCTTGTTTGATGCCTGAAATAAAGGGTTTTTTAGTCATCCGACGATACCCGCCGATTTCCGCTCATATCCGCTAAGATCACTTTTAAACCGCCGATTTCCCCTTTAAAACTTTTGTGTTTTTTGAATTTTGTTTTTCGGCAGCTGGTTGATTGGTGGTAAATGATGCGATACTTATAGAATTAGCCACGCTGTTAGCCACCGAAAAGTAATCAATGGTGACCTATGTGATTTTCGACAACGTGTTTTTTGTTTTCAGCTTGTTAGCAGTGGTTTGCTATGGTGAGCTATGTAGAAATCAGCGTGGGCATGCTTTTGGTCCACGAAGTAAAATAATTCTTTCCATTCAACCCTTGAGGTAATTATGGTCGGCACACGAGAATTGCTCGCGTTCGTACTCTGTTTCAGCTTCGTATCGCAGCAGGCTTTCTGTGACGACTGGCCTCAATGGGGAGGACCGCAGCACGATCTGGTCTGGCGGGAAACAGGAATTGTGAAAACTCTGCCCACGTCCGGCGTGCTGCCCCGTGTCTGGTCGACGCCCATCGGAGAGGGTTACGCGGGACCTGCTGTCGCAGAAGTGAATTCGCGCTGGTGCGTATTTGTAACGGATCGCATTTTCAAACAACGGGTCAGCTTTGAACGAGTTTTATGTCTCGACGCAGAGTCCGGTAAAATCATCTGGAAATATGAGTACCCCGTCGAGTACTCGGTCAGCTATCCTGCCGGGCCCCGTTCGACGCCTGTCATCAACGATGGTCGTGTTTATACCGTCGGTGCGCAGGGACACCTGCTCTGCCTGGATGCAAAGAACGGGAAGGTACTCTGGGGCAAGAATTTTGTATCCGAGTATGGAACGCAACTCCCCACCTGGGGCATGGTCGCTGCACCGCTGGTGGAAGGCGACCAGTTGATTACACTGGTCGGAGGACAGAAGAATTCACTCGTAGTCAGTTTTGACAAGAAAACCGGGAAAGAGCTGTGGCGTTCGCTGGAAGATGCAGCCGTGGGATATGCGCCCCCTGTCATCTTTGAATTTGGCGGTCAGCGGGAACTGATCGTCTGGCATCCGACGGCGGTTTCGGCGATCAACCCCGAGAATGGAAAACTGATCTGGGAGGTCCCGTATGGCGTGCGCTACGGTTTGAGTATCGCCACGCCTCGCAAGGTGGGAAATCGGTTATTTGTCGCCAGCTTTTATAATGGCCCGCGGATGATTGAAGTCTCGCCGGATGGCAATCAGGCAAAAATTGTCTGGTCGGGCAAGAGTGACAATGAAATCAATACCGATGGGCTACACCCGATTATGATGACCCCCGTCTTCAACGGGAAGAATATTTATGGTGTCGGCAGTTACGGACAGTTGAGAGGCCTGGATGCAAGTAACGGAAAACGACTGTGGGAAACGGAACAGGCCACAGGCAAAGGCCGCTGGTGGAATGCGTTTATCATCCCCCATGAAGACCGCTATTTTCTGCACAATGAACAAGGCGATCTGATTATCGCGAATCTGACTCCCGCGGGTTACGAAGAACTGAGCCGGGCGAAACTGATCGAACCAACGCGGCGGGTCCAGCGGCGGATGACGATCTGGTCGCATCCTGCGTTCGCCATGAAAAGCGTTTTCGCCCGTAACGACAAAGAAATCATCCGCGTCGATTTGTCTGCGAAATAAAAAACACCTTTGTATACTTTATCGCGGTTTTTTGCTGGTCTTCTCTCTGATCTGTCATCTGGAAATCCCACTGATGTCACGCTGAATTCCCTGGATTCATCGGCATGTATCTCATTTACACGATTGAATTTAGCGATTATTTCTTTTGAATAAATTCCCAAAAAACGGTTCGGCTGCTCTGAATTGTTGTTGCGTGAACATAAGCAAGGGCTTATATTCTTAGCATTACTTATTAAGAATAGTTACCTACCTTCCCCCCCAGATTCATCACAGGGCTCCAGGCTCCCCGCTAGAGCGCATCACATTTAACCATAGCGTCTCACAATCTATGATACTCGGTCCAAATGGCCCTGGAGACGCGACAGTAAAACGGGACACAGTCTAGACACCTTCCAGATACACCAGTCATGACAGGGAAATGCACTGAATGTCCCTGCACGCTACGTGAGCTATTGCTTTTATTTCCTTCCCCATAATCACTCCTTTTAACGAAGAGGCATCCTAATGAACCCGCCAATCCAAACAAAACGAGGATTTACTTTAATTGAACTGCTGGTCGTCATCGCCATTATTGCAATTCTAATCGCTCTGTTACTTCCTGCAGTTCAACAGGCCCGGGAAGCGGCAAGACGGAGCACCTGTAAAAATAATATGAAGCAGATCGGCCTCGCATTACATAACTACCATGAAACCTATAGTACGTTTCCCGTTGGTGCCCTGCCCGGAAATCGTCCCAACTGGCGCTACGGTTTACTCCCCAGCATCGACCAGGCGCCCCTTTTCAATCAATTGAATGTTTCTGGGCACTGGGCTTCCGGCTGTAATTCGTCGAGCTCATACGGTCAACAGGCAACTAACACAAATTTGATTATCGTGGGAATCAAGATCCCTGTCTTTCAGTGTCCTTCCAGTCCGCTGGATCCTAACAATCCTTCAGGCAGCATGTGCAATTACGATCGACTGCAATGCCATGATTATGTCGGCATCAGCGGTGCGACTCCTGACCCCGCCGGTCGCTCCAACGTCTGCTCTACGGCGGCTAACTATGGCGTGTATTGCAATAACGGATTACTGGTCCCCGGCAAGAACTACCGTTTCCGCGATGTGACAGACGGAACATCGAACACAATTATCGTTGCGGAACAATCTGGAAGTGTTTCCGGAAATGACTGGCGTACTAACTATCACGGCGGTTGGCGCGGCTGGTCCTCCACGGGTGATGTTGTGAGTCGAACCGGCGCGCATCACGTCGCAGGTGTGACCACGGTTGCCTTTTCCATCAACGCGAAATCAGGTCAGGCCGGCGGCAACACCGTTCCCCGCTCAAGTAGTGCCTACTCCGGGAATACCATTATCAATTCTTATCACACCGGTGGAATCCATACGTTGCTGGCAGATGGGGGCGTCCGCTTTGTTTCCGAGAATCTTGATTTTCTGACGTTGAAACAACTTTGTGTACGTGATGATGGACAGGTCATCGGAGAATTCTAGAACACATCGCATTTACCTGTAGCAGCTCTCTGGCTGACGGGAATCCATCCTGCAACCCAGGGACGCTGTTGTCAGGAGGCGTCAGTTTAAAACACACCATTGATCAGCACAGGCATTTTCCCTCTATTCCAGCACGAATCAGAGAACGATGATTACTGTCTAATAACACCGGGTACAGTTGACTAAAGGTTTCATCATGAAGTCGAGTTTAAAATATTGTGGCGTTCTCTCTGGATTCATCTTTTTGATTGCAGGTTGCGGGGGGGAGCCAGAAATCCCCACGGGTCAGGTCAAAGGCAAAGTGAGCTATGAAGGTGCGCCAGTCTCTGAGGGAGTGATTTCCTTTTATTCCTCCGAACTGGGTGTCGGCGCTTCGGCTGATCTGTCAGAAGAAGGGCTTTACACGATTACAGATCCATTAAAAACGGGAAAATATGCAGTCACAATCCTGCCCCCGCCTGAAGCACCGCCCCAGGATGCCATCCCGGTCTCGACCAAAAAAGAATACAAAAATATCCCCTTGAAATACCGCGATCCGAATAAAAGCGAATTAACCTTCGAAATCAGTGAAGGGGATAATTCGTTTGACGTAAATATGACGAATTAGACCCACCAGGACAGTGAATCGAGGGAGTTGCCGACAGGTCGGGGCTCCTGGGCAGGATCTGTGCGTTCATTTCAGTGGTTGAATATTCTTGAAGGCAAGCAGGACCGAAGTCGAATCAGGCTGGAATTGGCGAGTGGTTATTATATGATGAAGGCATAAGTTTCCTCCCGCATTCATGATGATGCACGCGGGTACTGCCTCCTAATTAAAGAGCCATTAATATGTCGTCGGATCATTTTGCACCGCCTCAGGATCGATCCCAGGAAGTTCAGATTCCTCTGGAACCACTGAAGGAACTGCTGGTCAAACTGTTTGTTCGGATGGGTATGTTTGAGGTCGAAGCAGAAATTGCTGCCGACCGTTTGATTGAAGCCGATCTGCGCGGCATTCACTCTCATGGCAGTCGCACGGCTGAACGCTATCTCGATTCGATGGACATGGGTGACATCGACCCCCGGGCTCAGATTCTGACACTCAAAGAAACGCCGGCCATCGCGGTGCTGGACGGCAGCAAATCGATGGGACACGTCGCAGCAACCCGGGCCATGGAACTGGCGATTAAAAAAGCGGGAGAAGTCGGAACCGGAACCGTCGTAGTTAAGAACAGCCATCATTTTGGCGCTGCTGCCGTGTATGTCCTGATGGCTGTGAGAGCAGGTATGATTGGTTACTGCACCACCAACACGGGGAGAGCGACGGTGGCCGCCCATGGGAGTACGCAGGGTGCTACCGCCAATAATGCGATTGCCTGGGGTGTGCCGACACGCGAAGGTGCCCCGTTTGTACTGGATATGGCGTGCGCGAAAACATCCTGGGGGAAACTGGATACACAGACCATGTATGGTCTGCCGGTTCCACCCGGATATGCTCTCGACAGTGAAGGCAAAGAAACAACGGATTCATCTGCAGTAAAAACCTTGCTGCCCGCAGCAGGTCCGCGTGGCTATGGACTGGCAATGGTCAGTTCGATTCTGACAGGTGCCCTGGCAGGCGGTAAGCTGCCGATCAATAAAACTAAACCACCGGAAATCGAAGGTTCGGAACATTTCTTTTATGTGATCGATCTGAAACAGTTTGTCGAAGAAGACCAGTTTCATAATGAACTTGATTCCGCGATCAAATGCATTCACCAGTTAAGTACAGTCAACGAAAACGAACCGGTCCGCTTACCGGGAGAGAGTGAGTGGGAGCAGACCCAGCGTTCATTAGGTGAAGGGCTGCTGGTACACCGTGATCATGCGAACCAGTTAAAAGAGCTGGCTGAGCGAATTCGTTTTGATGTCCCCTGGTAAAATAACGACTGATTTTTTCCCGGCTATTTTTGAGGTTGATAATGATGTCTGCTTCACGACAGATATTTTTTCTGCTGGCTGTCTTTGCCTGCTGTTTGTTCTTAAATGAGTCCCCACTTTGCGCCGGTAAATATAATCCCGTGCTGACCGTGGGAGACAAAGCACCGACGTGGGAGAAGCTGCCGGCGACGGATGGCAAGTCGTACTCGAGTGCATCGTTTCAGGATAAAGACGTACTGGTAATCGCCTTCACCTGTAACAGCTGCCCTTATGCGGTTGATTATGAAGGCCGCTTGAACCAACTGGCGCAAAAGTATTCTGCCAAAGATTCCCCCGTGGCTGTGATCGCCGTAAATGTGAATCTGGTGCCCGCAGACAGTCTGGAAAAAATGAAAGAACAGTCGACGGAAAAGAAATTTGTGTTTCCGTATCTGTTTGATCAGAGCCAGAAGATAGGGCAGGAGTTTGGCGCAACGCGAACCCCGGAATTTTTTGTCTTAAATAAAGAACGAAAGATTGTGTATATGGGCGCCATGGACGATGCGACCGACGCCAGTAAAGTCAAACAGGACTACGTTTCGGAGGCGATCGCAGCGGCATTAAACGGGAAACAGCCAGAAACGACAGAAACCATTGCGATCGGCTGTAATGTTCGTTACAAACGCATTCGCAGAAAAAAATAATTCACCCGCCCTTCCTCCGTCGCGACTGTTTCTCCAATGACGAAAATGAACCAGATATATATTCAGGATTGCATCTCAGGCATGCAGGAACTGGAAGCGGAGTCGATTGATCTGGCATTTGCAGATCCGCCATTCAATATCGGTTACGAATACGATCAGTATGAAGACCGGCTCGAGAGTGAGCAGTATCTGGACTGGTGTAAGCTCTGGCTGTCGGAAGTGGTGCGGCTGTTGAAACCGGATGGCACTTTCTGGCTGGCGATTGGAGATGAATATGCAGCTGAGTTGAAAGTCATGATGCAGCGTGAACTGGGCCTGACGTGTCGCAGCTGGGTCATCTGGTATTATACGTTTGGTGTGAACTGCAAAAATAAATTCAGTCGCTCTCACGCGCACCTGTTTTATATGGTAAAAGATTCGAAGCAGTTTACCTTCAATGCCGACGACCCGGCGATTCGCATTCCTTCTGCACGTCAGCTGGTGTATGGCGATAAACGCGCGAATCCCAAAGGCCGCCTGCCCGATGATACCTGGATTTTAAGGCCGCAGGACATTCCCGAAAGTTTCCAGGGGGAGGAAGATACTTGGTACTTCCCGCGGATCAATGGCACGTTCAAAGAGCGTCAGGGCTGGCATGGCTGTCAGATGCCCGAACAACTGCTGGGTCGCATCATTCGTGCCTGCTCTCATCCGGACGAAGTCGTACTGGATCCTTTTTCAGGGAGCGGCACAACGCTGGCGGTTGCGAAGAAACTGCAGCGGCAGTTTGTGGGCTTCGAACTTTCGGAGGAATACGGAGCGCGCGCCCGACAACGACTGGCTGAGATCGAACCCGGACAGCCTCTGGATGGCGCGGAGAATCCCCTGGTCAGTGCGCCTGCGACTAAAAACGGAAAGCGTCTGGAAGATCGCCAGGGGAAAACAGCCACATCCAAACGCGCAACACCCCGTAAAAACACTCAGACCTGAACTGGCCCTGAGGCAAAAACCTCACCGCTCATCCCAGCGACTCTTCACGCTGGTGCGCGGATCCACGGGAACCAGCAGATTCCCCACTCTGATACCCGTCGCGATCCTGATCCCCGCTGTCCAGCGGCATGAAAGATGCGTTTTTCTTTATTTACTTCGAGATGAACTGATTCCGTGCTCCAGATTCCTAAATTGTTGCCTGAACGCCACATTGGTGTGATGGAACAGTTTCAAAAAAGCCACATCTAAGCGGTTTTAGAGACTTACTTTCGCCAGTGGGATAAAAAGGATCGAATCAGTACTGCAATTCAGTTAAAATAAACAGGTCCAATCTCTCTTTTCTATTGTCAGGATTGTAACAGCTATCGTGGCCAATTTTCTCACCTCACTGACAAATCGAATTCG
The sequence above is a segment of the Gimesia algae genome. Coding sequences within it:
- a CDS encoding DNA-methyltransferase yields the protein MNQIYIQDCISGMQELEAESIDLAFADPPFNIGYEYDQYEDRLESEQYLDWCKLWLSEVVRLLKPDGTFWLAIGDEYAAELKVMMQRELGLTCRSWVIWYYTFGVNCKNKFSRSHAHLFYMVKDSKQFTFNADDPAIRIPSARQLVYGDKRANPKGRLPDDTWILRPQDIPESFQGEEDTWYFPRINGTFKERQGWHGCQMPEQLLGRIIRACSHPDEVVLDPFSGSGTTLAVAKKLQRQFVGFELSEEYGARARQRLAEIEPGQPLDGAENPLVSAPATKNGKRLEDRQGKTATSKRATPRKNTQT
- a CDS encoding Ldh family oxidoreductase, with translation MSSDHFAPPQDRSQEVQIPLEPLKELLVKLFVRMGMFEVEAEIAADRLIEADLRGIHSHGSRTAERYLDSMDMGDIDPRAQILTLKETPAIAVLDGSKSMGHVAATRAMELAIKKAGEVGTGTVVVKNSHHFGAAAVYVLMAVRAGMIGYCTTNTGRATVAAHGSTQGATANNAIAWGVPTREGAPFVLDMACAKTSWGKLDTQTMYGLPVPPGYALDSEGKETTDSSAVKTLLPAAGPRGYGLAMVSSILTGALAGGKLPINKTKPPEIEGSEHFFYVIDLKQFVEEDQFHNELDSAIKCIHQLSTVNENEPVRLPGESEWEQTQRSLGEGLLVHRDHANQLKELAERIRFDVPW
- a CDS encoding thioredoxin family protein, producing MMSASRQIFFLLAVFACCLFLNESPLCAGKYNPVLTVGDKAPTWEKLPATDGKSYSSASFQDKDVLVIAFTCNSCPYAVDYEGRLNQLAQKYSAKDSPVAVIAVNVNLVPADSLEKMKEQSTEKKFVFPYLFDQSQKIGQEFGATRTPEFFVLNKERKIVYMGAMDDATDASKVKQDYVSEAIAAALNGKQPETTETIAIGCNVRYKRIRRKK
- a CDS encoding helix-turn-helix domain-containing protein, with the protein product MVTKTTEQLAGSDEDYGYKFGCDGLLSIKKAASILGIHANTVRRCCEDGRLRGGKFPVADGGETGNGKRVVCARSVLNLIERAKD
- a CDS encoding PQQ-binding-like beta-propeller repeat protein, which produces MVGTRELLAFVLCFSFVSQQAFCDDWPQWGGPQHDLVWRETGIVKTLPTSGVLPRVWSTPIGEGYAGPAVAEVNSRWCVFVTDRIFKQRVSFERVLCLDAESGKIIWKYEYPVEYSVSYPAGPRSTPVINDGRVYTVGAQGHLLCLDAKNGKVLWGKNFVSEYGTQLPTWGMVAAPLVEGDQLITLVGGQKNSLVVSFDKKTGKELWRSLEDAAVGYAPPVIFEFGGQRELIVWHPTAVSAINPENGKLIWEVPYGVRYGLSIATPRKVGNRLFVASFYNGPRMIEVSPDGNQAKIVWSGKSDNEINTDGLHPIMMTPVFNGKNIYGVGSYGQLRGLDASNGKRLWETEQATGKGRWWNAFIIPHEDRYFLHNEQGDLIIANLTPAGYEELSRAKLIEPTRRVQRRMTIWSHPAFAMKSVFARNDKEIIRVDLSAK
- a CDS encoding DUF1559 domain-containing protein; translated protein: MNPPIQTKRGFTLIELLVVIAIIAILIALLLPAVQQAREAARRSTCKNNMKQIGLALHNYHETYSTFPVGALPGNRPNWRYGLLPSIDQAPLFNQLNVSGHWASGCNSSSSYGQQATNTNLIIVGIKIPVFQCPSSPLDPNNPSGSMCNYDRLQCHDYVGISGATPDPAGRSNVCSTAANYGVYCNNGLLVPGKNYRFRDVTDGTSNTIIVAEQSGSVSGNDWRTNYHGGWRGWSSTGDVVSRTGAHHVAGVTTVAFSINAKSGQAGGNTVPRSSSAYSGNTIINSYHTGGIHTLLADGGVRFVSENLDFLTLKQLCVRDDGQVIGEF